The genome window GCCGTTATGAGTGTTCTGTTGATCAAACCGGTGGGGTCATAGATCGCAGCAATGTATTTGGAAGCATCTACAGGGTCCCTGAATAAGATCCAGCCATTGACATAACATTTATCCGGCGCTGCAATAGTTTCTGCATTGTAATTGGTGAGGAGGGCCTGCGTGGTAACGCATAGATCATTGGTGGCAAAGGTGAAGTAATCGCCACTGCTGAAATCATAGGTCGTTTCCCAATTAGTGCCGTTGAGGGTCATGGGCACTTCAATAGCACCGGTGGTGAAATCGGTGGTACTGTTCACCAGCAAGTATACAATACCATCTCTTTCCAATGGTAATTTGACTGCTTCCGCGCTGCTATTGGCCGGTACCTGTATGGTCACGGTACCGATGGTACCGGTTTCCTGTACTTTCCAGGTACGGGCAATACGTTCCCGGCCGGCAGGTGCACCGGTGGCGGTGAAGGTCGCCCGTGCGGCGTTGTCATCCCCCAACAGCAAGGCCGTATTGTTTTCCATGACGTTGGTATTGCCGGCATTGGTGGTGTTGATACCCAGGCCATGGCCTACTGTTACCAACGCTTCCGTTGCATTGACGCTCTTTGATTGTTTCTGGTGCAGGCCATTACAATCATCACGGCCGATACCGGTGATATTGAAACCATAGCCTGTATTGGTAGTGGTATTCCAAACAACCGTGCCAGCCGGATCAACATAATTCTGTGCTAGTGTGATGCCATATTTAATGGCCAGGTAGCTGATTATTTTCGCACGGTTGGGAGGGGTAACGGCTCCCATATAAATGACCGCTTCCGCCATCCGTCCTTTAAAGAACTGATCGGTAGCGCCTGCATATCTTCTGGCGCCTATGTTCAGATAATCCATTGTTGGAAAAGCAGGAACGGAACCGGATGCCACATTGGTACCGTTCATTTGCAGGACGGAAGATCCTAAAGCGGCACGGGAGACAGCGGCTATTTGTGGAATGCCATTGGAAGTAGTGGGGTTCGTAATTTCCGCATACGGCGCTCCTGCTCCAAACGCCAATTTGTTGGCCACAAACCTGAACTCAGTGCTATTCGTCGATGAAGCACTGGTTCCTAACCCAACAAAATTATGATTACCGGCCACTGCATCGGGCAATACCACGGCAAACATGGCATCGCTGGAGCTTCCACTATAGCTGATGGCATTATTATTCAGTACATCATTGGTTCCATCGAAGCTCAGTGTGGGATTGAAGTTGATGAGGTTGCTGGTGGTATTGTACACAGGTTGTGCACCAGTGGTAGCCTGTGTTGCATCTTTACCGGAAGCACTTTGATCGGTCCAGGCGCTTACACCGGTTCCCAGCGTAACGCCTTTATCGCCCCTGTACCAGGTGTAGAGATTGGTGGTCACACCACCCGGGGCCTGGTTGGTGAGGTCGGTAACGAGGGTGAAGTACTGACCATTGTTGAAGTTGGTATTGTCGAATGTCACCTGCTGCGTAGCCGCATCGTAGGTAGTGGCATCGATCACGGAGGTACCACCATTGCCGAAGTCGCCATCGTCATCGATGAGCAGTTTCAGGTCGCCGGACGTAGTGCTGGAAGGTACCTGTCCTGCGAGGAATAGCTTCAGTTGCAGGTCGTTCACCGTACCCGTTTTCTGCACTTTCCATTCGCGTTGCAGGCGCGTGATCCTGCTGCATCCGCTGGGGTTTAACAAGGTAACAGGATATTCGGTGGTTTGCGTATTGCTGAGCCCGTTATCGCCCCATACCAGGAAGCTCAGGTCATCGTCTAAAGTACTTGTGTTGTCTTTATTGGTAGTCGCTATGCTGGTTAATCCCATAGCCACCATATTGCCGTTGCTGGTGGTGTTCACACTGCGGCTTTGTTTCTGGTACAAATCAGTATTATCGTCGCGACCGATACCGGCTATATTGTTCAGGTAACCGGTATTATTCGCAGCCGTCCAGTACGACGTAGTGCCATCGGTAGCGATGTAATCGCCGCTCATGGTAATACCGTATTTGAGGGCCAGGTAAGCATTTACCTGCCGCAGTTCGGCGGCGGATAATGTCCGGTTGTATACTACCACCTCATTGATGTTACCATCAAAGGCCAGGTCGGCTGATGTAGCACGATTGCCCAGGCGAAGATTATTGGTGAGGAAAGTATAGGCCTGTGCAAGTGCTCCATCCGCATTTCCATTGTTATACAGACTGAACAGGTTACCTGCTGACCGGGTGATTCCCGTCAAATAAGGGATATTGGCTGTGCTGTAAGTGCCTGTACTCTGCACGGAGCCCACGTTTGAGTTTCCTGCAACATATTTGCCGGCACCGGTAAAAGAATTATAAAAAGCATTGGTTATAGCTCCCTGCTGTGCAATGATGGCATCCTGAGTTGTTGCCGTACCTCTTACCTGTACACTTGCCAGCGTAAAAAGGCTGGTACCACTGATACCGGCGTTGGTAGCAAAGTCCATATAATCATCCGTGCCGTCGAAATCAAAGGCAGGGTTATAGTTTACTGAATTCGTAACGGCTACTGGCTGACTGGCTGCTGTAGCCTGTGTGGCGTGGTTGTCATTGCCGCTGTAGTCGTTCCAGTTATCAACTGTGGAAACACCGTCATCGGCACGCAGCCAGAGTTGCACACCCACATTTACATAACCCGGACCGTTGAGTTCCTTGGCAAAGCTGAAGTAAGCGCCATCGGGTAGGTCGGCGCTGGACAACAGCACGGTACCGGTGGCATCCAGTTGATAAGCCACATCGGCGCCATCAAACACATTGTCGGTGGCACTCACGATAAGGTACACCTTATCATTGCCACCTGTGAGTTTGAAGCTGATATCGGTATCGGCAAAGTTGGTCTTGTCCACTTTCCAGGTACGGGGCATGCGGGTAGTGAGCGATGCCAGTCCGCTGATGGCAGTGGTATACTGTGTAGCACCACCATTATCGGCAAACACCAGGTAGGAATTGTCGTTGATAATGGTATTCGCGTTGTCGAAGTTGCTGGTGGCTACAGAATCGCCCATGGCAATGGCCACGATACCGGTATCTGTACTGAGACTTTGTTTCTGGTACAGGTTGGTGCAATCATCGCGGCCGATACCGGTGATGCGGATATTGTAACCGGTATTATCGGCAGCCGTCCACATACGGGTAGTGCCATCACTGGCGATATAATCAGTAGCTACTGTTTGATTGAGGGTGATGCCATATTTTAAGGCGAGGTACGAGTTGACACGTTGCAGTTCAGGTGCTGTGAGCTCCCTGTTGTATACGATGATCTCGCCTAATTTGCCATTCCAGTATTGGGAGTTGGTGGTAGCGCTCAATCCTACATACGCCGGCTGCGCAGCCGTTGTATTCCACGTGGTGGTGAGGGAAGTATTCAGCGCCCCGTTCACATCGAGACGGGCAACAGTGCCTGTATAACGGCCGCCGAGGATGCGGGTATTGTTTACAGGCAGTGAATTGGCGGTGCCCGTTATATTGTAGGTGGGCGAGTTATAGCCTCCAAACCCGGCCACGCTGGTGCCGCTTGCCTGACCCAGGTACAGACCTGTACCTCCACCATTGGAGCCATAGGCGAACATCATGCCATAGGTAGAGCTCACCACGCTGGTTGCCCCTACTCCAATGACGGTGCGCGCATTGGCGCCAAAGGAATATTTGCCTGTGATGGAAGCATTGGGTATAACCAGGTTATCCGTGGTTCCATTGAACGTTAAGGATGGGTGATAGTTGAGACCAGCCGTATTGAGGTCGGGCTGATTGGCGGTGGTGGCCTGTGCTGCATTGGTTTGGTTGCCGCTGAAGTCGACCCAGCTATTGGGAGCGGCTGCATAGTCGGCCCTGAGCCAGGTAGCAATGCCATTGTTCACACAACCGGGACCTACTATTTTGGTACCAATGGTAAAGAAAGCGCCATCGGGCAGGTCGGCCGTATTGATGGTAACGGTGCTGGACATGGTATTGATCGCATATTCTACCGTACCGGCGCCAAAAGCAGGATCGGTGGCATGTACCAGCAGGTAGCGTTCGCCGCCTGGTGTTAGTTTAACAGTAATGTCCTGGTCGTTCCAGTTGGTGCGGTCTACTTTCCATACACGGGCCATGCGGGAAGTGGCATTGGCCACACTGGTCACTGCTACTGAGAAGGTGGCAGCACCGCCATTATCGGCCCAGGTGAAGAAGGACAGGTCATTGATATCTGTTGTATTGGAGGCATTGTCGGCTGCTACTGTGCTTCCGGCCGCTATCGTAACCAATGTATCGCTGGCTGAGCGGGATTGCTTCTGGAATAAGGCAGTTTTGTCATCGCGACCGATACCCGCAATGTTATTGGTATATCCTGTATTCTTGCTCACTGTCCACATCTTGGTAATACCATCAGTAGCGACATAATCGGTGGCGCCATTGTTGAGCGTAATGCCGTATTTAAAGCCCAGGTAAGAATGGACCCGTTGTAATTCAGCAGCCGTCAACGCGCGGTTGTACACAACGACCTCCGGTATTTTACCGGCAAAGGCTACATCGGCCGAAGCAAGGCGGTTACCCAACCTTACATTAGCCACATTATAGCTGTGGGTGGAGGTAATAGTGCCGTCTGCCCCGCCATTGTTGTATAAAGCAAAGTTGTTGCCACTGCGGGTACCTGTTACCAGGTAAGGGAAGTTCGGTAGGTTATTGGTGGCCGTACCTGTTAAGGTGGTACCTGTTCCCGTACGGTGGATCTGGTTTTTGTTGACAGCATCTATGCCAAACAGGAAGCCGCCCGTAGTGGAACCTTGTTGCGATAAGAAACCGTCCCAGGTAGCAATGGTTTCGCGCAAACCTAACCCCACCACCGTAAACGGATTGGTGCCGGTAAGCGTGAGGTTGCTGGCGAAGTCCATATAATCATCTGTGCCATCGAACCGGAAGGCGGGGTTGAAGTTGGCCGCATTGCCGGTAAGGGCCGGTTGATTGGCCGCTGTAGCCTGCTGTGCATCGATGTCATTGCCGCTGTAATCGAACCAGGTGTTATTCACCGACGTACCATCATCTGCGCGCAACCATAGCTGTATGCCTGCATTTACAAAACCGGGGCCTTTCAATTCTTTGGCAAAGGTGAAGTAAGCGCCATCGGGCAGCAGGTCGCTGCCAATGGTAATGGTACTATCGGCATTGATGGGCAGTTCCTGATCAAAAGTAGCGAAGGTGGCATCGCTGTTACTGATCAACAGGTAGCCATTGGATATGCTGCCATGCAACTTAATGGTGATGTCCCTGTCGGCCCAATTGGTCTTGTCCACTTTCCATACCCTTGCCATCCGGAAGGTTACTTTCTCTCCTGTTACCGGCGTAGCATAGGTAACTGCGCCATTGTTATCGGCCCAGGTGAAGAATGATCTATCGTTGGTGATGGTATCTGTATTCTCCGCATTGCTGGCTGCCAGTTCACTGCCCACGGCAACAGTAACCAGGTTGCCGCTGGCAGCGGTATTGATGCTGCGGCTTTGTTTCTGCAGCAGGGTTCCGTTCTCATCACGGCCAATGCCGGCAATGTTATTCTTATAAGTGCCATTATCCGAAGCATCCCACATGGTAGTGACGCCATCGCTGGCGAGGTAATCGGTAGCCACTGTTTGATCCAGCGTGATACCATACCTCAATGCCATGTAGCTGTTGACCTGCTGGCGCTCGGTAGCATTCAATTTACGTTTGTACAGGATCACTTCTGAAACAGGTCCGTTGAAATAAGAACCGTACCCTACCCCAAGGGCATTGGAGGGACCTGTTTGAGCAAAACTGGTGGTATAGGCAGCCGGTCCGCTGTACACTTTTCCATCCAGTGAGGCGGTCCAGGAGTTGGCGGCGGTATTCACATTGAGGATGACCGGCAATGCCATGTTTTTACCTGTGAACGCAAAGTTCCTGCGGGCATTGGTACCAAAATGCAGGTACATGTTATCATTGGTATACCGGTACCAAACTACGGTTGTACCACTGTTGCCGCCCAGTTGCCAGGGGAAGCCTTCCACGTTATTGACCGCTGAAGATTGAACAGAGAATACTTCCCCCTGTGTGTAGGTGTTGGTGAACTGCGGGAAGTTAAAATAGTTTGCGTTCGTAGGTCCAGGGAATGTAATGACCGGGTTATAATTCATGGCCGCAGGACTCCAGGGAAGTGCGTTGGTATTAATCCTGTTCCATATACGCATGGAAGATCCCTGGTCTTCCCAACTGACGGCATTGGCGCCAGACAGGGTAACCCCGTTGTCGGCCTTTGCCCATACATCCAGGCTAGTAAGTACACCACCCGGACTTTTCTGCTGACGGCCGAAGGTGAAGTAAACACCATCGGTGAGCAAGGCAGAAGAAAGGGTTACGGTACCCTCATTGTTCAGGGGCAGCTCCTGGCTTACGGTGGCAAAAGTGGGATCGGTACTGATGAGCAGGTAATTGCCCAGCTTACCATTGGTGAGCTTCACGGTAATATCCTGATCGGCCCAGTTGGTCTTTTGCACTTTCCATTTGCGCACCATGCGGGTATTGGCAAAAGTGCCGGTAAAGGTTTGCGTGAAGGCAGTGGAAGCGCTATCATTGCCCCATATCAATACAGAAAGGTCGTTGGTGATCTCCCCTTCATTGTCTTTATTGGTGGCGGCAATGGACGAACCAATGCCAATGGTTGCTACTTCATCGGTATGAAAGGCTTTGGCCTGCTTTTGTTCCAGGATGGATACATCATCTTTCACCAGCGCTGCGATCTCTTTGCTGTACGCTGCATTGGCCGTTACATCCCATACGAGGGTGCCATTGCTCAACAGGTAATTTTGTTTCATGGCTATACCATATTTGAGCGCCATGTAGGACTGCACCTTTTGCAGCTCAGCGGCTGTGAGCGTACGATTGTACGTAAATACTTCGGCAAAATCTGTTTCACCCATGTAGTACCAGGTGTTGCCGGCAGCGCCGCTGGGATTGGGCCCATAGCCACCGCCTACAAACCACTGACTGATGGCAAAATTTCCTTTATTGTAAGCGCCGCTACCTAAACTGGCGCCATTATAATAGGCTGTATGGTTAGTAGCAGAAGTGAGCGACGTGAACACACCGGGCCTGTCGAACGCTTTTACGCCGGTAGTACCCGGCGTGGGAGGATTCAATACAGTATTACCCCTGTAGGATTGAATGTTGGTACCGTTGCGCCAGAATTCTATCTGTGCCGCATTGGTATTGTAATCAACACCGGACTGCGAGTACAATACAAAGAAACGATCGTTGGAGGCGGATATTGATTGGGGGTTGAATACACCTACCGACGTGATGGCGTTGCTGGTGATCCAGGATGGTGCAGCAGAAAGTACCCCTCTGATGAGATCCCCATCCATATCGGCTACCGGATTGAAGTTGATCCCATTGAGCTTGGTAAGCGGGTTGTTCACGATCGTAACAGCCGATGGCCCACCGCCACCGCTTAATTCATCCCAGCCGGAGATCAACTGACCGCTGGCCGAGGGCACTGTGCCGCCGGAGAGTATCTCATCGCCGCGCAGCCAAAGCTTGATGCCGGAGTTTACGCCGGCAGGGCCTACGACCTTCACGCGGATCTTGTTGCTGAATTCGGAAGTACCGCAGTTGTTATTCAACTTCAATGTAGCCGACCAGGTACCATACGGTGCAGCATTGATTTCGGGGAAGCTGCCGCTAACGCCGGTGAGCGTTTGGGTGCCGGAAGCCAGTCCGGTACGGGTAGTGACATAATGTTGCCCTCCTACCCCGGTTACTTTGGCGGCATTGGAAAATAGTTCCAATGAGCAGTTGCCCGATCCGCAAATGGCGGGCATTTTTACCGAGATGGTGTATACGCCAGGTGTTGTTTCGGTAGAAGAAAGTAGCTGGGGTGTATTGGCGCCTTCATAACTACAGTTGCCCCCGGACACCAGTTGGATGCCGAGGCCTACGTTGTTGTAAATGCTGTTTTGAGAGATCACTACTTTACTGACCTGCTGCACGTAGATGGCACCCAACGAAGATTGTGTACTATAAATGGTGTTTTTGCTGATGAGGAATTTTGCTACCGTAGAGGCTACATTGCTGGCGGCAAAAACGCCGATGGCCTCGCCGTTATTGGTATTGAACGTATTTTCTGTGATGCGGACTGAGTCGACATCAGATGTGGCATTCCGTACATAGATGCGCATACCACCTGTAGCAGTAGTTCCCTGGCCATTCCTGGTAAAGGTGTTGCCTTTGATGGTGAGGTTATCGGTATTGGCGGCATGGTTGGCGGCCACATGCAGGCCGGAACCATCGTGCTCTAAAAAGGTATTGTTGGTAATGTTGATATTCTGGTTGCTCACACTGCCCAGCACTATGCCATAATCGCCATCATTAGTGGTGTTGCGGAAGTCGGCATTGAATACGTTCTTGTCAATGGTAAGGGTATTGACATTGGTGGTGGTTTCAAACCGCAGCATCTGGGTGGTTTGTCCGCCATCGAGGTTATCGAAGGTGGAGTTCTTTACCGTGATATTGGTGAAGGTGGCGTTACCTTTAAAGTAAAGCGGGTAGATCTCCGCATCCCGGAAAGTGGAGCTGTCAATGGTGATGTTGCTCGCATTGCTATTGAAGATGACGGAATAGTCGCCATCATCGGTGGTAGCGGGGTCGTCCATATCCA of Paraflavitalea devenefica contains these proteins:
- a CDS encoding LamG-like jellyroll fold domain-containing protein is translated as MRKPLQLTLPRTRKWYRAFLIVLMGMLVASKSMATTYTVTNLLNTGAGSLRQAILNANADASGPHTIVFSVSGVINITTTLPAITRQVTMDGGNTITISGPGGDNYIGLITLGAGSGGSTIKNLVLRNTGLEPVLLTAALSGITLEKLTLSQTGTHYANHGIMANGAVTNMTIKNVTITGTQDNYYGILFNSTVTNMMIDGYKHSGGGGGSGRALQFLGVVNGATIKNCLLDMDDPATTDDGDYSVIFNSNASNITIDSSTFRDAEIYPLYFKGNATFTNITVKNSTFDNLDGGQTTQMLRFETTTNVNTLTIDKNVFNADFRNTTNDGDYGIVLGSVSNQNINITNNTFLEHDGSGLHVAANHAANTDNLTIKGNTFTRNGQGTTATGGMRIYVRNATSDVDSVRITENTFNTNNGEAIGVFAASNVASTVAKFLISKNTIYSTQSSLGAIYVQQVSKVVISQNSIYNNVGLGIQLVSGGNCSYEGANTPQLLSSTETTPGVYTISVKMPAICGSGNCSLELFSNAAKVTGVGGQHYVTTRTGLASGTQTLTGVSGSFPEINAAPYGTWSATLKLNNNCGTSEFSNKIRVKVVGPAGVNSGIKLWLRGDEILSGGTVPSASGQLISGWDELSGGGGPSAVTIVNNPLTKLNGINFNPVADMDGDLIRGVLSAAPSWITSNAITSVGVFNPQSISASNDRFFVLYSQSGVDYNTNAAQIEFWRNGTNIQSYRGNTVLNPPTPGTTGVKAFDRPGVFTSLTSATNHTAYYNGASLGSGAYNKGNFAISQWFVGGGYGPNPSGAAGNTWYYMGETDFAEVFTYNRTLTAAELQKVQSYMALKYGIAMKQNYLLSNGTLVWDVTANAAYSKEIAALVKDDVSILEQKQAKAFHTDEVATIGIGSSIAATNKDNEGEITNDLSVLIWGNDSASTAFTQTFTGTFANTRMVRKWKVQKTNWADQDITVKLTNGKLGNYLLISTDPTFATVSQELPLNNEGTVTLSSALLTDGVYFTFGRQQKSPGGVLTSLDVWAKADNGVTLSGANAVSWEDQGSSMRIWNRINTNALPWSPAAMNYNPVITFPGPTNANYFNFPQFTNTYTQGEVFSVQSSAVNNVEGFPWQLGGNSGTTVVWYRYTNDNMYLHFGTNARRNFAFTGKNMALPVILNVNTAANSWTASLDGKVYSGPAAYTTSFAQTGPSNALGVGYGSYFNGPVSEVILYKRKLNATERQQVNSYMALRYGITLDQTVATDYLASDGVTTMWDASDNGTYKNNIAGIGRDENGTLLQKQSRSINTAASGNLVTVAVGSELAASNAENTDTITNDRSFFTWADNNGAVTYATPVTGEKVTFRMARVWKVDKTNWADRDITIKLHGSISNGYLLISNSDATFATFDQELPINADSTITIGSDLLPDGAYFTFAKELKGPGFVNAGIQLWLRADDGTSVNNTWFDYSGNDIDAQQATAANQPALTGNAANFNPAFRFDGTDDYMDFASNLTLTGTNPFTVVGLGLRETIATWDGFLSQQGSTTGGFLFGIDAVNKNQIHRTGTGTTLTGTATNNLPNFPYLVTGTRSGNNFALYNNGGADGTITSTHSYNVANVRLGNRLASADVAFAGKIPEVVVYNRALTAAELQRVHSYLGFKYGITLNNGATDYVATDGITKMWTVSKNTGYTNNIAGIGRDDKTALFQKQSRSASDTLVTIAAGSTVAADNASNTTDINDLSFFTWADNGGAATFSVAVTSVANATSRMARVWKVDRTNWNDQDITVKLTPGGERYLLVHATDPAFGAGTVEYAINTMSSTVTINTADLPDGAFFTIGTKIVGPGCVNNGIATWLRADYAAAPNSWVDFSGNQTNAAQATTANQPDLNTAGLNYHPSLTFNGTTDNLVIPNASITGKYSFGANARTVIGVGATSVVSSTYGMMFAYGSNGGGTGLYLGQASGTSVAGFGGYNSPTYNITGTANSLPVNNTRILGGRYTGTVARLDVNGALNTSLTTTWNTTAAQPAYVGLSATTNSQYWNGKLGEIIVYNRELTAPELQRVNSYLALKYGITLNQTVATDYIASDGTTRMWTAADNTGYNIRITGIGRDDCTNLYQKQSLSTDTGIVAIAMGDSVATSNFDNANTIINDNSYLVFADNGGATQYTTAISGLASLTTRMPRTWKVDKTNFADTDISFKLTGGNDKVYLIVSATDNVFDGADVAYQLDATGTVLLSSADLPDGAYFSFAKELNGPGYVNVGVQLWLRADDGVSTVDNWNDYSGNDNHATQATAASQPVAVTNSVNYNPAFDFDGTDDYMDFATNAGISGTSLFTLASVQVRGTATTQDAIIAQQGAITNAFYNSFTGAGKYVAGNSNVGSVQSTGTYSTANIPYLTGITRSAGNLFSLYNNGNADGALAQAYTFLTNNLRLGNRATSADLAFDGNINEVVVYNRTLSAAELRQVNAYLALKYGITMSGDYIATDGTTSYWTAANNTGYLNNIAGIGRDDNTDLYQKQSRSVNTTSNGNMVAMGLTSIATTNKDNTSTLDDDLSFLVWGDNGLSNTQTTEYPVTLLNPSGCSRITRLQREWKVQKTGTVNDLQLKLFLAGQVPSSTTSGDLKLLIDDDGDFGNGGTSVIDATTYDAATQQVTFDNTNFNNGQYFTLVTDLTNQAPGGVTTNLYTWYRGDKGVTLGTGVSAWTDQSASGKDATQATTGAQPVYNTTSNLINFNPTLSFDGTNDVLNNNAISYSGSSSDAMFAVVLPDAVAGNHNFVGLGTSASSTNSTEFRFVANKLAFGAGAPYAEITNPTTSNGIPQIAAVSRAALGSSVLQMNGTNVASGSVPAFPTMDYLNIGARRYAGATDQFFKGRMAEAVIYMGAVTPPNRAKIISYLAIKYGITLAQNYVDPAGTVVWNTTTNTGYGFNITGIGRDDCNGLHQKQSKSVNATEALVTVGHGLGINTTNAGNTNVMENNTALLLGDDNAARATFTATGAPAGRERIARTWKVQETGTIGTVTIQVPANSSAEAVKLPLERDGIVYLLVNSTTDFTTGAIEVPMTLNGTNWETTYDFSSGDYFTFATNDLCVTTQALLTNYNAETIAAPDKCYVNGWILFRDPVDASKYIAAIYDPTGLINRTLITARVDVDAAFADLGKGDAVKAARLMRRLLQVDCSNCYDAVANPTPGFIVRMFYAPDEKAGAESVETNSMESLKTANGLTDAHFFKWFKASGKTAAEVVSGLTAGGIAAGGQEWADGVLPTGLVDGTDYIDFTGINSFSTFGGIWLVNLQQALPVTWLNVQATPVNNEKINIKWSTAMEMNNAFFEVERSDDGGSYRPIAKVPGKVNSNTVSHYAVDDQDVAPGVHYSYRIRQVNLDGRGSYSKVVTATLEGAGIQVRVMPNPVQLTLQVEITAASRQQGQLVITDAAGKVLEQQKLTMPAGKKLFTTDVSRYSNGNYFIRVLTAGGEVVLKKFIIQKGL